The following are encoded in a window of Planctomycetota bacterium genomic DNA:
- a CDS encoding FAD:protein FMN transferase, translating into MLAVDKKPVQGQSMPCFRQVRFLMNTFVKVVIYEDDSAKAERAMNYAFDEMKRLEAMMSRFQPDSQVFLINQSAGQAESVRVSPEVMSVLEESIRISRLTQGAFDITIAPLMNLWSSVSALGRFPIGAELNDVLPLVNYQAIKIDRIDQTVRLPDKGIAIDLGGIGKGYAIDRVIFILKSAGIKDALIDVGGNICVMGDAPSEKGWSIGIQHPLNETQVVAAINLGNEAMATSGGYERFFTVNNRKLCHIINPSDGNPVHNNVLSVSIISGSAILGDALSTAVFVLGVEKGIALMDKFKDVEVVIIHRTQPLRARAGQPLLAGAGHGQSREDSSVFQAVCSEGLKGRINFRV; encoded by the coding sequence ATGCTTGCAGTGGATAAAAAACCGGTTCAGGGGCAATCCATGCCTTGTTTCAGGCAGGTGCGTTTTCTGATGAACACCTTTGTCAAGGTGGTTATCTATGAGGATGACTCTGCCAAGGCAGAGCGGGCGATGAATTACGCCTTTGACGAGATGAAAAGGCTGGAGGCAATGATGAGCCGGTTTCAGCCGGATAGTCAAGTCTTCTTGATTAATCAATCCGCCGGACAAGCCGAATCTGTCCGGGTTAGTCCTGAGGTTATGTCTGTTTTGGAGGAATCAATCAGGATTAGCCGGCTGACACAGGGGGCGTTTGACATAACCATTGCCCCCTTAATGAACCTTTGGAGTTCGGTAAGCGCATTGGGGCGATTCCCGATCGGGGCCGAATTAAATGATGTCCTGCCGCTGGTCAATTATCAGGCGATAAAGATTGATCGGATTGATCAAACCGTCCGGCTGCCTGATAAGGGAATAGCTATTGACCTGGGCGGGATTGGCAAGGGCTACGCGATTGACCGCGTGATTTTCATCCTGAAATCAGCGGGTATCAAAGACGCCTTGATTGATGTCGGGGGAAATATCTGTGTGATGGGCGATGCCCCGTCAGAAAAAGGATGGAGTATCGGTATTCAGCATCCACTTAATGAAACACAAGTCGTGGCCGCCATAAACCTGGGAAACGAGGCCATGGCTACCTCAGGCGGTTATGAAAGGTTTTTTACGGTTAATAACCGTAAATTGTGCCACATTATCAATCCATCTGATGGCAACCCGGTCCATAATAATGTCTTAAGCGTAAGTATTATTTCCGGGTCGGCTATATTAGGTGACGCCCTTTCCACTGCGGTTTTTGTTCTCGGTGTTGAAAAAGGCATTGCATTGATGGACAAGTTCAAAGATGTCGAGGTTGTTATTATCCATCGCACCCAGCCCTTGCGTGCAAGGGCTGGTCAGCCCCTGCTCGCAGGGGCTGGACACGGTCAGTCCAGGGAAGATTCTTCTGTGTTTCAGGCGGTTTGTTCCGAAGGCCTTAAAGGCAGAATAAACTTTAGGGTTTAA
- the phnD gene encoding phosphate/phosphite/phosphonate ABC transporter substrate-binding protein encodes MLRYCLILFPFFFLLGVFGCGESEPPIEVSMAQRNGVAGVKQLPANGYIRLAITGVISPDKTFKYYEEFIDYFSKQINHPVRLVQRENYREINDLMKLGKVDIAFVCSGAYVDAESGGGMELLVAPEVMGKTVYYSYIIVSASADAQGIKELKGKSFAFTDPLSNSGYLSPSYILKTQLGATPETFFKEIKFTYSHDISIKAVAQGKIYGAAVDSLVYEYFKRTEPELIAKTRVIHISPPYGIPPVVVYPGLQPELKKKMQEIFLNMYRDISGKLILDKLMIDKFVIVDNSLYESVRQMGKH; translated from the coding sequence ATGTTAAGATATTGCCTGATACTATTCCCATTCTTTTTTCTATTAGGCGTTTTTGGTTGTGGTGAGTCAGAGCCGCCGATAGAGGTATCTATGGCGCAGCGCAATGGGGTTGCCGGAGTCAAACAATTACCAGCCAACGGGTATATCCGGCTGGCCATTACCGGCGTTATCTCGCCTGATAAGACATTTAAGTACTACGAGGAGTTCATTGATTATTTTTCCAAGCAAATAAATCATCCGGTTCGGTTAGTCCAGCGCGAGAATTACCGTGAGATAAATGACCTGATGAAATTAGGCAAGGTTGACATTGCCTTTGTGTGCTCCGGCGCTTATGTGGATGCGGAATCCGGAGGCGGGATGGAGCTTCTGGTTGCGCCTGAGGTGATGGGTAAGACGGTTTATTATTCTTATATTATTGTGTCGGCTTCTGCGGATGCTCAAGGCATTAAGGAACTAAAAGGGAAATCATTTGCCTTTACAGACCCGCTTTCCAATTCCGGATATTTAAGCCCTTCTTATATCCTGAAGACCCAATTAGGCGCGACCCCTGAAACATTCTTTAAAGAGATTAAGTTTACCTATAGTCACGACATATCAATTAAAGCGGTTGCCCAGGGAAAGATCTATGGTGCGGCTGTGGATAGTTTGGTTTACGAGTATTTTAAGAGAACGGAACCGGAGCTTATTGCTAAAACAAGGGTTATTCACATTTCGCCGCCCTATGGAATCCCGCCGGTGGTGGTTTATCCCGGATTGCAACCGGAACTGAAAAAGAAGATGCAGGAAATATTTCTTAATATGTATCGGGATATTAGCGGTAAATTAATTCTTGATAAATTGATGATAGATAAATTCGTCATAGTTGACAATAGTTTATACGAGTCCGTCCGCCAGATGGGAAAACATTAG
- a CDS encoding HAMP domain-containing protein: MRLFGSLRSKIIGSFIALTLLLGMVTIWLVYSQVNGNSKDALIRKGRGITQAMVESSRHLILTDNTFRLQELVDTLKLSDNEINYIYITDRYSMPIVHTFKQNIPDDLLKLSVSYNSSQFKYFYLKADNDFIHHIIMPIDDGKVGFISLGLSDSHRRQRIGIILSNIIVVALFCLIVGVIGAYILSSIITRSLGKLTRAVSKVGQGDFNVKVDIPSGHDEISELARTFNKMSEDLKQYVNRLNDSENNLKRAQQMAVVGQMCAGLAHEINNPLDGIQRSVEVIRKTPGDNKTNETLFVLISDGLKRIENTIRQLLAYARYQPNFGPVDINSIIQDVFRLMEPRIKENEIEVVMQPDKALPLLSADRNGMFQVISNLLSNALDILPKKGKIIIRTSWRPADNIAEVSFEDNGPGITEGIKKRIFEPFFTTKEMGKGTGLGLFISKSIIEQHQGSIRVESAVGKGSCFIIELPLKGHRN; the protein is encoded by the coding sequence ATGAGATTGTTTGGTAGTTTAAGAAGCAAGATAATCGGCTCTTTTATTGCCTTGACGTTACTTTTGGGAATGGTTACCATCTGGCTGGTTTATAGCCAGGTTAATGGGAATTCCAAAGATGCTTTAATCAGAAAAGGCAGAGGGATTACTCAGGCAATGGTTGAATCGTCAAGGCATCTGATTCTTACGGATAATACCTTCCGCCTACAAGAACTTGTTGACACCCTTAAATTATCGGACAACGAAATTAATTATATTTACATAACAGACCGTTATTCTATGCCGATAGTTCATACCTTTAAGCAGAATATTCCTGATGATTTACTTAAATTGTCCGTTTCTTATAACAGTTCCCAATTTAAGTATTTTTATCTTAAGGCAGACAATGATTTTATCCACCATATCATAATGCCGATTGATGACGGCAAGGTCGGGTTTATTTCCCTGGGTTTGAGTGATTCGCATCGCCGGCAGCGAATCGGGATTATCCTGAGTAATATAATTGTTGTGGCATTGTTCTGTCTAATAGTGGGCGTCATAGGAGCATATATTCTTTCCAGTATTATTACCAGGTCGCTTGGTAAACTTACCAGGGCGGTAAGCAAGGTTGGCCAGGGTGATTTTAATGTAAAGGTTGATATCCCGTCCGGACACGATGAGATTAGCGAATTGGCCAGGACATTTAATAAAATGTCTGAAGACCTTAAGCAGTATGTCAATCGGCTGAACGATTCGGAAAATAATCTCAAGCGCGCCCAGCAAATGGCTGTGGTCGGACAGATGTGCGCCGGGCTGGCGCACGAGATTAACAATCCATTGGACGGCATCCAACGGAGCGTTGAGGTCATTCGTAAGACTCCGGGTGATAATAAAACAAATGAGACGCTTTTTGTCCTAATCAGCGATGGGTTAAAGAGGATTGAAAATACCATCCGTCAGTTATTGGCGTATGCCAGATATCAGCCGAATTTTGGACCGGTGGATATTAATAGCATTATCCAAGACGTGTTCAGGTTAATGGAGCCGCGGATTAAAGAAAATGAAATAGAAGTTGTAATGCAACCGGATAAGGCGCTTCCGTTGTTATCGGCAGACCGGAATGGGATGTTCCAGGTAATCTCTAATTTACTCTCAAATGCGCTTGATATTCTTCCGAAAAAAGGTAAAATAATCATTCGGACGTCCTGGCGGCCGGCTGATAATATCGCGGAAGTATCTTTTGAGGATAATGGTCCGGGGATTACCGAAGGAATTAAGAAACGGATCTTTGAACCGTTTTTTACTACCAAGGAAATGGGTAAGGGAACGGGACTGGGATTGTTTATCAGCAAGAGTATTATTGAACAGCATCAGGGTTCTATCCGGGTGGAATCGGCAGTTGGTAAAGGGTCTTGTTTTATAATAGAACTGCCGCTTAAAGGACATCGGAACTAA
- a CDS encoding sigma-54-dependent Fis family transcriptional regulator: MKKHILVIDDEEIERISIQAQLTSEGYRVTTCPEVICALKELGKDPDGYDIILCDIRMPGLDGYAFLEQIKAKFPALTVIMMTAYGTIEGAVKSMRHGAYDYITKPFTIDELSIKLEHALEYRNKVQENIMLKEALKGKHQFSNLVGKSKAMQGIFDKIQVVAPTNTTILLQGETGSGKEVIASAIHYNSPRKDKPLIKVSCAMLSKEVLESELFGHEAGSFTGAIKMKKGRFELANTGTLFLDEVDDIPYELQVKLLRVIEQKAFERVGGETAIQSDVRLIAASKYPLQELVKQGKFRDDLYYRLAVVTVNIPPLRERKEDIPLLVNYFVNKYRNEIRQETRDNTSDMQIPDEVLRYLMDYDWPGNIRELENVIKHILTVNKTGQLKVGDLPESVVIPRLLDLKSQGTVKLSSVVGKVEREVIEWALQKAGGNQTKAAEILGIPRTTLREKMASIIHKHL; encoded by the coding sequence ATGAAAAAACATATATTGGTCATAGACGATGAAGAGATAGAGCGGATTTCCATTCAGGCGCAACTTACCTCGGAGGGTTACCGGGTTACTACCTGCCCTGAGGTAATCTGCGCTTTGAAGGAACTGGGAAAAGACCCGGATGGATACGATATCATCCTCTGCGACATCAGAATGCCCGGTCTGGACGGCTATGCCTTTTTGGAACAGATTAAGGCGAAATTCCCCGCGCTGACTGTGATAATGATGACCGCTTACGGGACGATTGAGGGGGCGGTCAAGTCAATGCGCCACGGCGCCTATGACTATATTACCAAGCCATTCACGATTGACGAACTGTCCATAAAACTGGAACATGCCCTGGAATACCGCAATAAGGTCCAGGAAAATATTATGCTTAAAGAAGCGCTGAAGGGCAAGCACCAATTTTCCAATCTGGTCGGGAAGAGCAAGGCAATGCAGGGGATATTTGATAAGATTCAGGTGGTGGCTCCGACTAATACTACAATCCTGCTTCAGGGCGAAACCGGCTCTGGTAAAGAAGTGATTGCCTCGGCGATTCACTACAATAGCCCGCGAAAGGATAAACCGTTAATCAAGGTGAGTTGCGCCATGCTTAGTAAAGAGGTGCTGGAAAGCGAATTGTTCGGTCACGAGGCCGGCTCATTTACCGGCGCCATCAAGATGAAAAAGGGCCGGTTTGAATTGGCCAATACCGGCACGCTTTTCCTGGACGAGGTTGATGATATTCCCTACGAGCTTCAGGTCAAACTTCTTCGGGTGATTGAGCAGAAGGCGTTTGAGCGGGTGGGCGGCGAGACGGCTATCCAGTCAGACGTCCGCCTTATTGCCGCCTCAAAATATCCACTTCAGGAACTGGTCAAACAGGGTAAGTTCCGGGACGACCTCTATTACCGCCTGGCCGTGGTTACCGTTAATATCCCGCCTTTAAGGGAAAGAAAAGAGGATATTCCGCTTCTGGTGAACTACTTCGTCAATAAATATCGCAACGAGATTAGACAGGAAACAAGAGATAATACAAGCGATATGCAGATTCCGGATGAGGTGTTAAGATATCTAATGGATTACGACTGGCCCGGCAATATCCGGGAATTAGAAAATGTAATTAAACACATCCTGACGGTAAATAAGACCGGACAACTCAAAGTCGGCGACCTGCCGGAATCGGTGGTTATCCCGCGGCTCCTTGACCTGAAATCCCAGGGGACGGTAAAACTCTCTTCTGTAGTGGGCAAGGTAGAACGCGAAGTGATAGAATGGGCGCTCCAGAAGGCCGGGGGCAACCAGACCAAGGCCGCCGAGATATTGGGCATACCCAGAACGACCCTAAGAGAAAAGATGGCCAGCATTATTCATAAACATTTATAA
- a CDS encoding redox-sensing transcriptional repressor Rex has product MIEKVLNPQKKVPSPTISRLFTYYRALLESRETAYISSEELAKLTGCMAAQIRKDLTYFGEFGTPGKGYKVEELSQRLRSILGIDHDWEVVLIGVGNVGRALLSYQGLKSQGFKVTQLFDNDSKKIGMSCAGLRIKDIASIKEELRNNQVKMAIITVPANLAQEVADLIVEAGIKAILNFAPTRISAPADVNILNIDITNELTRLSYYLTQSALFGVSRLSQQPTNEIG; this is encoded by the coding sequence ATGATAGAGAAAGTATTAAACCCGCAGAAGAAGGTTCCGAGCCCTACAATATCCCGCCTGTTTACCTATTATCGGGCATTGTTAGAATCTCGTGAGACCGCCTATATCTCTTCTGAAGAATTAGCCAAACTCACGGGTTGTATGGCGGCGCAGATTAGAAAAGACCTGACCTATTTCGGGGAATTCGGAACGCCGGGCAAGGGTTATAAAGTAGAGGAATTAAGCCAGCGTCTCAGGAGTATTTTAGGGATTGACCATGATTGGGAGGTGGTATTAATCGGGGTTGGGAATGTGGGTCGGGCGCTGCTTTCTTATCAGGGACTAAAGAGCCAGGGCTTTAAGGTTACCCAGTTATTTGACAATGACTCTAAGAAGATAGGCATGTCCTGTGCTGGATTGAGGATAAAAGATATTGCAAGCATAAAAGAGGAACTCCGGAATAATCAGGTCAAAATGGCGATTATTACGGTTCCGGCTAATTTAGCCCAGGAGGTGGCTGACCTTATCGTGGAGGCGGGCATCAAGGCCATACTGAATTTTGCACCGACCAGGATATCAGCGCCGGCAGATGTCAACATATTGAATATTGATATTACCAACGAATTAACCAGATTGTCTTATTATCTGACGCAATCGGCCCTGTTCGGGGTGAGTAGGCTATCCCAGCAACCGACAAATGAGATAGGGTAA
- a CDS encoding 4Fe-4S dicluster domain-containing protein has product MRRWAMVIDLRRCVGCEACTVACKVENNIPIDHSKTAGRKIMWQEVLTTEGGKYPHPNRKFVPRPCMHCENPSCVKVCPVGATYQDKERGLVLQRYERCIGCRYCATACPYGVRYFNWSKPESPIYQADAKNPNVETRYKGIMEKCTYCVHRIKEAEDRAQREGRDIRDGEVQPACVLTCAGRARFFGDLNDPNSQVSQLARSGREFHLLEHLGNEPKTTYLKEA; this is encoded by the coding sequence ATTCGGCGCTGGGCAATGGTCATTGACCTGCGCAGATGTGTCGGCTGCGAGGCCTGCACCGTTGCCTGCAAGGTGGAGAATAACATCCCGATAGACCATTCCAAAACAGCGGGTCGTAAGATTATGTGGCAGGAGGTCTTGACCACCGAGGGCGGTAAATATCCGCACCCCAACCGCAAGTTCGTCCCCCGGCCCTGTATGCATTGCGAAAACCCTTCCTGCGTCAAGGTCTGCCCGGTCGGCGCCACCTATCAGGACAAGGAAAGGGGATTGGTCCTCCAGCGGTATGAACGGTGCATCGGATGCCGTTATTGCGCTACGGCCTGTCCCTACGGCGTGCGTTATTTCAACTGGTCCAAACCTGAATCGCCGATCTACCAGGCGGATGCAAAGAACCCGAATGTGGAGACCCGTTATAAGGGGATTATGGAAAAGTGTACTTACTGCGTGCACCGGATAAAAGAAGCCGAAGACCGTGCGCAACGCGAGGGACGCGATATCCGCGATGGCGAGGTTCAGCCGGCCTGCGTGCTTACCTGTGCCGGACGGGCCCGGTTCTTTGGCGACCTCAATGACCCGAACAGCCAGGTTTCTCAACTGGCCCGGAGCGGCCGGGAATTTCATCTCCTGGAACATCTCGGTAATGAACCAAAAACCACTTATTTAAAGGAGGCATAA
- the nrfD gene encoding polysulfide reductase NrfD: MENVKVKPHPLFYPVIIGALGLMAAAVYAWITQITDGLGVTGMSRPITWGIYIINFVFFIGVSAGGIAVAALANLGGIARYKSISRISEVVAIISLVLALTAIFLDLGRPERFYNLILYAQFFSPLTWDMVIINIYFVLCAGLLYASLKGNDKMVKTLSWISLPVFVMVHSVTAWIFGLVKGQPGWHSAILAPLFIVSALASGLGMVILALLFTKKVWRTPLHHIEDDVTLGLGRYFKILLPVLFYFLFSEFITIAYANVPEHNRILSELFTGNFAYIFWFDMVLGIVVPFILIMSPLGNTYSGVAVTAVLTTLGVLAERTNIILPTFYHHDLISTPAVYTPTWVEWVLMLGLWSGGLLLYSIALRFIPAHKPAPVIPASYQRREVLEGTRI, encoded by the coding sequence ATGGAAAATGTAAAAGTAAAACCGCATCCCCTGTTTTATCCGGTAATAATCGGCGCATTGGGTCTGATGGCCGCCGCTGTCTATGCCTGGATTACCCAGATTACCGATGGTCTGGGCGTAACCGGGATGAGCCGGCCGATTACCTGGGGTATCTACATTATCAATTTTGTATTCTTCATCGGCGTGAGCGCCGGCGGCATTGCCGTGGCCGCGCTGGCTAACTTAGGCGGGATTGCCCGGTATAAATCCATCAGCCGTATCAGCGAGGTGGTGGCTATTATCAGTTTAGTCCTGGCCCTGACGGCTATTTTCCTAGACCTGGGCCGGCCTGAACGATTTTACAACCTGATTCTATATGCCCAGTTTTTCTCGCCGCTAACCTGGGATATGGTGATTATTAATATCTACTTCGTCCTGTGCGCCGGATTGCTCTACGCCAGTCTTAAGGGTAATGACAAAATGGTAAAGACCCTATCCTGGATTTCACTGCCGGTCTTTGTTATGGTTCATTCCGTAACGGCCTGGATATTCGGTTTGGTCAAAGGCCAGCCCGGCTGGCACAGTGCGATACTGGCGCCGCTGTTTATTGTTTCAGCGCTGGCTTCCGGATTGGGAATGGTTATTCTGGCCTTGTTATTCACCAAAAAGGTCTGGCGTACGCCGTTGCACCATATTGAGGACGATGTTACGCTCGGTTTAGGCCGTTATTTCAAAATACTCCTGCCCGTGCTTTTCTATTTCTTGTTCTCGGAATTCATTACGATTGCCTATGCCAATGTGCCGGAACATAACCGGATTTTGTCGGAATTATTCACCGGTAATTTCGCTTATATTTTCTGGTTTGATATGGTTCTGGGCATCGTTGTACCGTTTATATTGATTATGTCGCCGCTGGGCAACACGTATTCCGGGGTGGCGGTTACGGCCGTTTTAACCACGTTAGGCGTGCTGGCTGAACGGACCAATATTATTCTGCCGACATTCTATCACCACGATCTGATTAGCACGCCAGCGGTTTATACTCCGACCTGGGTGGAATGGGTGCTGATGCTTGGTTTATGGTCCGGCGGTTTACTGCTTTACTCAATTGCCCTAAGATTTATACCGGCCCATAAACCTGCGCCGGTTATTCCTGCATCCTATCAGCGCAGGGAGGTTTTAGAGGGAACCAGGATTTAA
- a CDS encoding molybdopterin-dependent oxidoreductase, translated as MTNLTRRQLLTGSALAGGAALLTPTLRSLAQTPAAPNTHTAGEWIPSCCNMCGGQCGIMVHVVNGKAVKIEPNPYAPNNFSNNSDDWFANHQKEGSQICPKGNAGLMTLYDPDRVQKPLRRTNPNKGIGVDPGWKEISWDEAFGEITARLKKLQDANETHKLIWFSEDHSFTHIQGDFCKLYGTPNYSNHSNLCDTARKSNFKVMLGDERPLCDFANTKYILFFGWNPTSALKWVHLGRVIPRAIERGAKLVVVDPYHSKTATKGEWIPIRPGTDGALALAMAQVIISENLHDKPFIDEWTVGFDKYAEYVKDKTPEWAEKITTVPAETIRRLAKELATTKPAIVDVWSGPGQHSNQFGGGWAIGLLAALIGQIDKPGTLINPVKKGNKHQEVTATDTAAAANKQPRLDGGKDKYPFFHGSGVYTEYINRLLDGKGPYQPKVGMVIFQNMAMSIPGTNNVVEALKKLEFLVVVDIFKSETAELADILIPGALYLERYDLNTQWVTWPVLGLRQPVVKPIFGQPTEYEFITELGRRLNLTEKDGKEFFWLGHVSGQRIEDRTKWYEEFLSKELITGEPKMSLEDLKKLPGAVWVSSKGTAYNKFKATIPEDKMKDTIVENGIIYSTKEGKKDKQVGFMKTSAAPAPAPAAGETPTPAPVGTPTVGFMTPSGKIQFADEGLAKKKDANGKPLAVIPEYTPRDWQPDAQYPLYLINWKEASHTHSRTQNNQYLVELQGENPLMINVDTATKYGLKSDDIVLVESPYGKVQAKVKLTAGIHPEVVGLQHGFGHWALGKTAKGRGFSDGVLRPTKSCPISGQALHKECCVKIYKA; from the coding sequence ATGACAAACCTAACCAGAAGACAACTTTTAACAGGCAGTGCGCTAGCCGGCGGGGCGGCGCTTTTAACGCCCACCCTGCGCTCGCTGGCCCAAACTCCAGCGGCGCCGAATACACATACAGCAGGCGAATGGATTCCCTCCTGCTGTAATATGTGCGGTGGACAGTGCGGGATTATGGTTCATGTGGTTAATGGTAAGGCCGTAAAGATAGAGCCAAATCCCTATGCACCCAATAATTTCTCCAATAACTCAGATGACTGGTTTGCCAATCATCAGAAGGAAGGCAGCCAGATTTGTCCTAAGGGCAATGCCGGTCTGATGACGCTCTACGACCCGGACCGGGTGCAGAAACCATTACGGCGGACTAATCCCAATAAGGGTATCGGCGTGGACCCGGGCTGGAAGGAGATTTCCTGGGATGAGGCATTTGGTGAGATAACCGCCCGGCTTAAGAAACTCCAGGACGCCAATGAGACCCATAAACTTATTTGGTTCAGCGAAGACCATTCATTTACCCATATTCAAGGAGATTTTTGCAAATTATACGGGACGCCAAATTATTCCAATCATTCTAATTTATGTGATACTGCAAGAAAATCTAATTTCAAGGTAATGCTGGGTGATGAACGGCCGTTGTGTGATTTTGCCAACACCAAATATATCCTCTTCTTCGGTTGGAATCCGACCTCGGCCTTAAAGTGGGTTCATCTGGGACGGGTAATTCCGCGTGCCATAGAGAGGGGCGCTAAATTGGTCGTGGTTGACCCCTATCACAGCAAAACAGCCACCAAAGGTGAGTGGATTCCCATCAGGCCGGGAACAGACGGCGCGCTTGCTTTAGCAATGGCGCAGGTGATTATTAGCGAAAATCTCCACGATAAGCCGTTTATTGATGAATGGACAGTCGGATTTGATAAATATGCCGAGTATGTCAAGGACAAGACACCGGAATGGGCGGAAAAGATTACCACCGTGCCGGCCGAGACCATTAGAAGATTAGCCAAAGAGTTAGCCACCACCAAACCGGCCATTGTTGATGTCTGGTCCGGACCGGGACAGCATTCTAACCAGTTTGGCGGCGGCTGGGCTATCGGACTTTTGGCCGCTTTAATCGGCCAGATTGATAAACCAGGCACTTTAATTAATCCCGTTAAAAAAGGTAATAAACATCAGGAGGTTACTGCGACCGATACGGCTGCCGCGGCCAACAAACAACCCCGTCTGGATGGCGGCAAGGACAAATACCCGTTCTTCCACGGCTCAGGGGTCTATACTGAATATATCAACCGTCTTTTAGATGGTAAAGGGCCATATCAGCCCAAGGTTGGAATGGTTATCTTCCAGAATATGGCAATGTCCATACCGGGCACCAACAATGTAGTAGAGGCATTAAAGAAGTTGGAATTCCTGGTGGTGGTGGATATCTTCAAGAGTGAAACGGCCGAACTGGCTGATATCCTTATCCCAGGGGCGCTTTATTTGGAACGTTATGACTTGAATACCCAGTGGGTTACCTGGCCTGTGCTGGGTTTGCGTCAGCCGGTGGTAAAACCCATCTTTGGTCAGCCAACCGAATATGAATTTATAACAGAACTCGGCCGGCGGCTCAATCTGACCGAAAAAGACGGCAAGGAATTCTTCTGGCTTGGTCATGTTTCCGGGCAACGGATTGAGGATAGAACCAAATGGTATGAGGAATTTCTGTCTAAGGAATTAATAACCGGCGAGCCCAAAATGAGTTTAGAAGACCTGAAGAAACTGCCTGGCGCGGTCTGGGTCAGTTCAAAAGGCACCGCTTATAATAAGTTCAAGGCAACCATCCCCGAGGATAAAATGAAAGATACTATCGTAGAAAACGGGATTATTTATTCTACCAAAGAAGGAAAGAAAGACAAACAGGTAGGGTTTATGAAAACTAGTGCTGCGCCAGCGCCGGCACCAGCCGCAGGAGAAACACCAACGCCAGCACCGGTAGGGACGCCGACCGTTGGCTTTATGACACCATCCGGCAAGATTCAATTTGCCGATGAGGGGCTGGCTAAGAAAAAGGATGCCAATGGCAAGCCATTAGCCGTAATTCCGGAATATACTCCGCGCGATTGGCAGCCTGATGCTCAATACCCGTTGTATCTGATTAACTGGAAGGAGGCCAGCCATACCCATAGCCGGACGCAAAACAATCAATACCTGGTGGAACTACAAGGCGAAAATCCCTTAATGATTAATGTGGATACTGCCACAAAGTATGGGCTAAAAAGTGACGACATAGTTTTGGTGGAGTCGCCGTACGGTAAGGTTCAGGCAAAGGTAAAACTTACTGCCGGTATCCATCCTGAAGTGGTTGGACTGCAACACGGGTTCGGCCACTGGGCTTTAGGTAAAACAGCCAAAGGGCGCGGTTTCAGTGATGGCGTTTTACGGCCAACCAAGAGTTGCCCGATTTCCGGCCAGGCGCTCCATAAGGAATGTTGTGTCAAAATCTATAAGGCATAG
- a CDS encoding sulfite exporter TauE/SafE family protein — MEQEILKSIALGVSFFVVAVLYSSVGHGGASGYLLILSFLSFSPLQMSSTALILNLLVAGTSSYVFWKNGYLSLRFTAPFIIASIPAAFLGGMLKVPSGIYSLMLGITLLLVALRLVFEMRLPQAVHSDRNPNLLIIVPAGIIIGLFSGIIGIGGGIILSPLILLMGWADIKQTSATAALFIFVNSLAGLGARFIQADTLYMLPQELLPYIAVAFVGGLIGSHMGANVFSTARLKWILGAVLFGASTKLIVTAL; from the coding sequence ATGGAACAGGAAATACTTAAGTCTATTGCTTTAGGAGTTAGTTTCTTTGTAGTGGCCGTTCTATATTCTTCGGTCGGGCACGGCGGGGCATCCGGCTATCTCCTGATTCTCTCGTTCCTGAGTTTCTCGCCTTTGCAGATGTCGTCCACGGCCCTTATCCTGAACCTGCTGGTGGCCGGGACAAGTTCCTATGTCTTTTGGAAAAACGGTTACCTTTCTCTCAGGTTTACAGCGCCTTTTATTATTGCGTCCATACCGGCGGCCTTTCTGGGCGGAATGCTTAAGGTGCCTTCAGGGATTTATTCTCTAATGTTGGGAATAACCCTGTTGCTTGTTGCCTTGCGTCTGGTGTTTGAGATGCGCCTTCCCCAGGCAGTACACAGTGATAGGAATCCTAATCTCTTGATTATTGTGCCGGCTGGCATAATTATCGGCTTGTTTTCCGGCATCATTGGGATAGGAGGCGGAATTATCTTAAGTCCATTGATACTCCTGATGGGTTGGGCTGATATCAAGCAGACGTCCGCCACTGCGGCTCTGTTTATTTTCGTTAACTCGCTGGCCGGCCTAGGCGCCCGTTTTATCCAAGCCGATACCCTGTATATGTTGCCTCAGGAACTGCTGCCTTATATTGCAGTGGCTTTTGTCGGCGGGTTAATCGGTTCGCATATGGGAGCAAACGTGTTTTCCACGGCCCGGCTTAAGTGGATATTAGGCGCCGTATTGTTTGGCGCGTCAACAAAACTAATCGTAACCGCATTATAA